In Rhodospirillum rubrum ATCC 11170, a genomic segment contains:
- a CDS encoding NAD(P)/FAD-dependent oxidoreductase, which produces MTQVSSASFRPPSGRLDIAVVGTGIAGSAAAWLLSGRHAVTIYEADQRPGGHTHTVAVRTRGGASIVVDTGFIVYNEPNYPNLVALFDHLGVKTRPSDMSFSVSADGGGLEYSGAGLGGLLAQPVNLVRPRFWAMMRDLVRFYRGAPAVLEAPDADHLTLGDLLKRGGYSQAFIEDHLLPMGGAIWSSSTRDMADYPARAFISFFQNHALLDLGARPLWRTVAGGSREYLNRLIDRTKGSFRLGIGARRIFRDAQGVRIEATDGGITRHDHVLIATHADQALAMLGDPSAEEARLLGPFAYQANDVWLHQDDTLMPRRRRAWAAWNALTDRRSPDSPPTVTYWMNRLQGLDPAHPVFITLNPSHAPAADSVLGRYAYDHPLFTLATIAAQKELWRLQGVQRTWFCGSYFGAGFHEDALQSGLLAAERLGGVRRPWTVEKENARLAPWPAAGAGSTGREVAA; this is translated from the coding sequence ATGACCCAGGTATCCTCCGCCTCGTTTCGTCCCCCCTCCGGCCGGCTTGATATCGCCGTCGTCGGTACGGGCATTGCGGGCAGTGCCGCGGCTTGGCTGTTGTCAGGCCGACACGCCGTCACGATCTATGAAGCCGACCAGCGGCCGGGGGGGCATACCCATACGGTCGCGGTGCGCACGCGCGGTGGCGCCAGCATCGTCGTCGACACCGGCTTCATCGTTTATAACGAGCCGAACTATCCCAATCTGGTCGCGCTGTTTGATCATCTGGGGGTGAAGACGCGGCCCAGCGACATGTCGTTTTCGGTTTCGGCCGATGGCGGCGGGCTGGAGTATTCCGGGGCCGGTCTTGGGGGATTGCTGGCCCAGCCGGTCAATCTCGTGCGCCCGCGTTTCTGGGCGATGATGCGCGATCTCGTGCGCTTTTACCGCGGGGCGCCGGCGGTTCTGGAGGCGCCCGACGCCGACCACCTGACCCTTGGCGACCTGCTTAAGCGCGGCGGCTATTCCCAAGCCTTCATCGAGGATCATCTGCTGCCGATGGGCGGGGCGATCTGGTCGTCTTCGACCCGCGACATGGCCGATTATCCCGCCCGGGCCTTCATCAGCTTCTTTCAGAACCACGCCCTGCTCGACCTGGGGGCGCGGCCGCTGTGGCGGACGGTCGCCGGCGGCAGTCGGGAGTATCTTAACCGCCTGATCGATCGCACCAAGGGGTCGTTCCGCCTGGGGATCGGGGCGCGGCGGATCTTCCGCGACGCCCAGGGTGTGCGCATCGAGGCGACCGATGGCGGCATCACCCGCCACGATCACGTTCTTATCGCCACCCATGCCGATCAGGCGCTGGCGATGCTGGGCGATCCCTCGGCCGAGGAGGCCCGCCTGCTTGGCCCCTTCGCCTATCAAGCCAATGATGTCTGGCTGCACCAGGACGATACCTTGATGCCGCGCCGCCGCCGCGCCTGGGCGGCCTGGAACGCGCTGACCGACCGGCGCTCGCCCGACAGCCCGCCGACGGTGACCTATTGGATGAACCGGCTTCAGGGGCTTGATCCGGCCCATCCGGTGTTCATCACCCTCAATCCATCCCACGCCCCGGCCGCCGACAGCGTGCTTGGACGCTACGCCTATGACCATCCGCTGTTCACCCTGGCCACCATCGCCGCCCAAAAAGAGCTGTGGCGTCTGCAGGGCGTCCAAAGGACATGGTTCTGCGGCAGCTATTTCGGCGCCGGCTTCCACGAGGACGCGCTGCAATCGGGCTTGCTGGCGGCCGAACGCCTGGGCGGGGTGCGCCGGCCGTGGACGGTGGAGAAGGAAAACGCCCGCCTTGCCCCCTGGCCGGCGGCCGGCGCCGGCTCGACCGGCCGCGAGGTGGCGGCATGA
- a CDS encoding DUF1365 domain-containing protein, which produces MRGGTLYHGTVLHNRLRPRRHRMSYKVFSLLVDIDALPELDRKLRLFAHNGFALFGVHDRDHGAADGGALRPYIEGELARAGIDLGGGRIDLLCYPRVLGYVFNPLSVYYCRDGEGVLRAIVYEVRNTFGQRHSYLIPVTGETGVVRQDCPKEFYVSPFMEMACTYHFRLVPPEAEIVAGSSLAVSIEEDDAEGPLFFASFAGEAEALSDGALVRAFLRYRLMTLKVMGAIHWEALKLVIKGMRLLPRPPPPAEPVTILPSPPIPAPDSPAAR; this is translated from the coding sequence ATGAGGGGGGGCACGCTCTATCACGGGACCGTCTTGCACAATCGGCTGCGGCCCCGGCGCCATCGCATGTCCTATAAGGTTTTTTCCCTGCTCGTCGATATCGACGCCCTTCCCGAGCTTGACCGCAAGCTGCGGCTGTTCGCCCACAACGGCTTCGCCCTGTTTGGCGTTCACGACCGCGACCATGGGGCGGCCGATGGCGGCGCGTTGCGCCCCTATATCGAAGGCGAACTGGCCCGGGCCGGCATCGACCTGGGCGGCGGGCGGATCGACCTTCTCTGCTACCCCAGGGTGCTTGGTTATGTGTTCAATCCATTAAGCGTTTACTACTGCCGTGATGGCGAGGGGGTATTGCGAGCGATCGTCTATGAGGTTCGCAACACCTTCGGCCAGCGCCATTCCTATTTGATCCCGGTGACCGGCGAGACCGGCGTCGTCCGTCAGGACTGCCCCAAGGAATTCTATGTCTCGCCGTTCATGGAGATGGCCTGCACCTATCACTTCCGTCTGGTCCCCCCCGAAGCCGAGATCGTTGCCGGATCGTCGCTGGCGGTGAGCATCGAAGAGGACGACGCCGAAGGCCCGCTGTTCTTCGCCAGTTTCGCAGGCGAGGCCGAGGCCTTAAGCGACGGTGCCCTGGTACGGGCCTTCCTGCGCTATCGGCTGATGACCCTCAAGGTCATGGGCGCCATCCATTGGGAAGCCCTCAAGCTGGTGATCAAGGGAATGCGTCTGCTGCCCCGGCCCCCGCCCCCGGCCGAGCCCGTCACCATTCTTCCCTCCCCCCCCATCCCCGCCCCGGACTCCCCTGCCGCGAGGTAA
- a CDS encoding SAM-dependent methyltransferase — MLTKKTASALVLAMSTLLPGLGPAQPWSRALARLAEGLRLGRLTVVFPDGTQRVISGRDGDAGGRGVLILRSDAAARALFLGGDTGFAEAYMDGLWDSPDLTALIGLAAVNQRALGTNDFGGLGPVRLLDRLRHRLRRNSKRGAKRNIAYHYDLGNAFYQGWLDPSMTYSSALFEGESESLEAAQTRKYQRLAALLSLEPGMRVLEIGCGWGGFAELAARDYGVEVVGITLSQEQLSWGRERIRRAGLEGKVDLRLQDYRDVTGQFDRVVSIEMFEAVGQDHWPIYFESLRARLKPGGLAALQVITIAADRFEDYRSGADFIQKHIFPGGMLPSVPRLLEAIDKAGLVGAEVQRFGLSYARTLDLWQRAFQHAWPRLAGETGFSDRFRRMWEYYFAYCQAGFTEGIIDVGFYTAQRPDEDPRAPTDR, encoded by the coding sequence ATGCTGACCAAAAAGACCGCTTCGGCCCTGGTTCTGGCCATGAGCACCCTGCTTCCCGGACTCGGTCCGGCCCAACCCTGGAGCCGGGCGCTGGCCCGCCTTGCCGAAGGCCTGCGCCTGGGCCGTCTGACCGTGGTTTTTCCCGATGGCACCCAGCGCGTCATCAGCGGCCGCGACGGCGACGCCGGGGGGCGGGGCGTGTTGATCTTGCGCTCCGACGCCGCCGCCCGGGCGCTGTTCCTGGGCGGGGATACCGGCTTCGCCGAAGCCTATATGGATGGATTATGGGATAGCCCGGATCTGACCGCCCTGATCGGTCTGGCGGCGGTCAACCAGCGGGCTTTGGGGACCAATGATTTCGGCGGCCTTGGCCCGGTGCGCCTGCTTGATCGCCTGCGCCACCGCCTGCGCCGCAACTCCAAGCGCGGGGCCAAGCGCAACATCGCCTATCACTATGACCTGGGCAACGCCTTCTATCAGGGGTGGCTTGATCCCTCGATGACCTATTCTTCGGCCTTGTTCGAGGGCGAGAGCGAAAGCCTGGAGGCGGCGCAGACCCGGAAATATCAAAGGCTGGCCGCCCTGCTTTCCCTGGAGCCGGGGATGAGGGTGCTGGAGATCGGCTGCGGCTGGGGGGGCTTCGCCGAACTGGCGGCGCGCGATTACGGCGTCGAGGTTGTCGGCATCACCCTGTCCCAGGAACAATTGAGCTGGGGGCGCGAGCGCATCCGCCGCGCCGGCCTGGAGGGCAAGGTCGATCTGCGTTTGCAAGACTACCGCGATGTCACCGGCCAGTTCGACCGCGTGGTTTCGATTGAGATGTTCGAGGCGGTGGGGCAGGACCATTGGCCGATCTATTTCGAGAGCCTGCGCGCGCGGTTGAAGCCCGGCGGGCTGGCGGCCCTGCAGGTGATCACCATCGCCGCCGATCGCTTCGAGGATTACCGCTCGGGGGCGGATTTCATCCAGAAGCATATTTTCCCCGGCGGCATGCTGCCCTCGGTGCCGCGTCTTCTCGAGGCTATCGACAAGGCCGGGCTGGTGGGGGCGGAGGTTCAGCGCTTCGGCCTGTCCTATGCCCGCACCCTTGATCTGTGGCAGCGCGCCTTTCAGCACGCCTGGCCGCGATTGGCTGGCGAGACGGGCTTCAGCGACCGCTTCCGCCGGATGTGGGAGTATTATTTCGCCTATTGTCAGGCCGGATTCACCGAAGGGATCATCGACGTCGGCTTCTATACCGCCCAGCGGCCGGACGAGGATCCCCGCGCTCCCACCGACCGATGA
- a CDS encoding MFS transporter, translating into MTGPTGHAASGHLSAGRLLAYALPALALAIPTIPAFVLLPAFYAQDLGLGLAAVGTAMVVARLFDGLCDPLIGLMSDRHALPWPGGKRRRKPYVLAGALLAGLGLVQLFSPPAEPGIGYLLGWSMVLSLGWTLVSVPYTAWGAELSGDYHERARITGWREGLAMVGVLVAGAVPALALAAGLDRAGGLAWVAWAAILLGVPGLALLLLRVPEAPPPSSAPPALSWRDLRALAANGPFLRLVVAWFLNGMATGLPAALFPLIVDHLLRGSEAARNGLILVYFLSGVVFIPLWLGLARRIGKHRAWCVAMIVAIAAFVWVPLLGPGDVLAFGVICALTGMALGADLALPPAIQADVIDLDRLRTGQRREGLFFALWAMAQKLALALAVGIGFWGLALAGFETSATTQSPQALTALVVIYALIPIGLKVCAILVVWGHPLTLGRQKAIRRLLDRAAPAAPPGSEPRKPEIG; encoded by the coding sequence ATGACCGGCCCCACCGGCCACGCGGCGTCGGGCCATTTGTCGGCGGGCCGCCTTCTGGCCTATGCCCTGCCGGCTTTGGCCCTGGCCATCCCGACCATCCCGGCCTTCGTGCTGCTGCCGGCCTTTTACGCCCAGGACCTGGGCTTGGGGCTGGCGGCGGTCGGCACGGCCATGGTCGTCGCCCGGCTGTTTGATGGTCTTTGCGATCCGCTGATCGGCCTGATGTCGGACCGCCACGCCTTGCCCTGGCCGGGGGGGAAGCGGCGGCGCAAACCCTATGTTCTGGCCGGAGCCCTGCTGGCCGGCCTGGGGCTGGTTCAACTGTTTTCGCCGCCGGCCGAGCCGGGGATCGGCTATCTGCTGGGCTGGAGCATGGTGCTGTCCTTGGGTTGGACGCTGGTTTCGGTGCCTTATACCGCCTGGGGCGCCGAATTGTCGGGCGATTACCACGAGCGGGCGCGCATCACCGGCTGGCGCGAGGGATTGGCCATGGTCGGCGTGCTGGTCGCCGGGGCGGTGCCGGCCCTGGCCCTGGCCGCCGGTCTGGACCGCGCCGGTGGGCTGGCCTGGGTCGCCTGGGCGGCCATTCTTCTCGGGGTGCCGGGCCTTGCCCTGTTGCTGCTGCGCGTGCCCGAGGCTCCGCCGCCATCAAGCGCTCCGCCGGCTTTGAGTTGGCGCGATCTGCGCGCCCTGGCGGCCAATGGTCCGTTTCTGCGGCTGGTCGTCGCTTGGTTCCTGAACGGCATGGCCACCGGTCTGCCCGCCGCCCTGTTTCCGCTGATCGTCGACCACCTGCTGCGCGGCTCCGAGGCGGCGCGCAACGGGCTGATCCTGGTTTATTTCCTGTCGGGCGTTGTTTTCATTCCGCTTTGGCTGGGATTGGCCCGGCGCATCGGCAAGCATCGGGCGTGGTGCGTGGCGATGATCGTGGCGATCGCCGCCTTTGTCTGGGTGCCGCTGCTCGGCCCCGGCGATGTCCTGGCCTTTGGCGTGATCTGTGCCCTGACCGGCATGGCGCTCGGCGCCGATCTGGCCCTGCCGCCGGCGATCCAGGCCGATGTCATCGATCTTGATCGCCTGCGTACCGGTCAGCGCCGGGAGGGGTTGTTCTTCGCCCTGTGGGCGATGGCCCAGAAACTGGCCCTGGCCCTGGCGGTGGGCATCGGCTTCTGGGGATTGGCCCTGGCCGGGTTCGAGACAAGCGCAACCACGCAATCCCCCCAGGCGTTAACGGCTTTGGTGGTGATCTATGCGCTGATCCCGATAGGGTTGAAGGTCTGCGCCATCCTGGTTGTCTGGGGCCATCCCCTGACGCTCGGCCGGCAAAAAGCGATCCGCCGCCTGCTTGATCGCGCCGCTCCCGCCGCTCCCCCTGGCTCTGAACCCCGCAAACCGGAGATCGGATGA
- a CDS encoding DUF3833 domain-containing protein, producing MMKRTGLLGALALMIPLMSGCSPMEPQDFAQSAQKLSLDEYFLGETRAWGLFEDRFGKIRRQFVVDITGSRQGDALILDERFQYSDGEKSHRVWTITPNGPAMFKGTAGDVVGEAVGELAGNALRWRYRLDLPVGESVWTVSFDDWMLLQPGGVMLNRATVTRFGFEIGTVSIAFIRKDLLNEKGAAPVDYGLPDPIPPKPAGG from the coding sequence ATGATGAAACGAACGGGTCTTTTGGGTGCCTTGGCGCTGATGATCCCGCTGATGAGCGGATGCTCGCCGATGGAACCGCAGGATTTCGCCCAATCGGCGCAAAAACTGTCGCTGGATGAGTATTTCCTGGGGGAAACCCGCGCCTGGGGCCTGTTTGAGGATCGCTTCGGCAAGATCCGCCGCCAATTCGTCGTCGATATCACCGGCAGTCGCCAGGGCGACGCCCTGATCCTTGACGAACGCTTCCAGTATTCGGACGGCGAGAAAAGCCATCGGGTGTGGACGATCACCCCCAACGGTCCGGCGATGTTCAAGGGCACGGCCGGCGATGTCGTTGGCGAAGCGGTCGGCGAGCTGGCGGGCAACGCCCTGCGCTGGCGCTATCGGCTGGATCTGCCGGTGGGCGAGTCCGTGTGGACCGTATCCTTCGACGATTGGATGCTTCTTCAGCCGGGCGGGGTGATGCTGAACCGGGCGACGGTGACGCGCTTCGGCTTCGAGATCGGCACGGTGTCGATCGCCTTCATCCGCAAGGATCTGCTCAACGAAAAGGGCGCCGCACCGGTTGATTACGGCCTGCCGGACCCTATTCCCCCGAAGCCCGCCGGCGGATGA
- a CDS encoding nuclear transport factor 2 family protein, which produces MSQDTALQRAAALEAGANAYLAFYSSMTPLTLGQLDTVTTSDVRFKDPFNDVHDRDAYRKVLEHMFATIGTPRTTIVHWGWAAPERVFVLWRFSAKVPVIGDWQVEGMSDLHFAADGRVNAHIDHWDASQSFYARLPVIGSLIGFIRRRASGE; this is translated from the coding sequence ATGAGCCAAGACACCGCCTTGCAGCGGGCCGCCGCCCTGGAAGCCGGGGCCAACGCTTATTTGGCCTTTTATTCCTCGATGACGCCGCTGACCCTGGGCCAGCTTGACACGGTCACCACCAGCGATGTCCGCTTCAAGGACCCCTTCAACGACGTTCATGACCGCGACGCCTATCGCAAGGTTCTAGAGCATATGTTCGCGACCATCGGCACGCCGCGCACCACCATCGTGCATTGGGGCTGGGCGGCGCCCGAGCGCGTCTTCGTCCTCTGGCGGTTCTCGGCCAAGGTTCCGGTGATCGGCGACTGGCAGGTCGAGGGGATGAGCGACCTTCACTTCGCCGCCGATGGCCGGGTAAACGCCCATATCGATCACTGGGACGCCTCGCAAAGTTTCTATGCCCGCCTACCGGTGATCGGGTCGCTGATCGGCTTCATCCGCCGGCGGGCTTCGGGGGAATAG
- a CDS encoding SDR family NAD(P)-dependent oxidoreductase yields MSEAPRPVTWITGAGKGIGRALALHLAAEGATVAASARTLGDLDTLVAEADRSKGGSIHPFALDTTQPEAVAAGVEAIEGGLGPITQAVLNAGTDQSMGVADFSTQTLRAVIEVNLLGTASCLEAVLPPMRRRKSGRIAVVSSVAGYRGLPTAAAYGPTKAALTNMMESLKIEAAQAGILLQVINPGFVRTPLTDRNPFPMPFLIEADEAAARIADGLRSKAFEITFPKRFTYGLKLARLLPYALYFPLIAKITGSPKR; encoded by the coding sequence ATGAGCGAAGCGCCGCGTCCGGTCACCTGGATCACCGGGGCGGGGAAGGGCATCGGCCGCGCGCTCGCCCTGCATCTGGCCGCCGAGGGCGCCACGGTGGCCGCCAGCGCCCGCACCCTCGGCGATCTCGATACCCTGGTCGCCGAGGCCGACCGCTCAAAAGGTGGATCGATCCACCCCTTCGCCCTTGATACCACCCAGCCCGAGGCGGTGGCCGCCGGGGTCGAGGCCATCGAAGGCGGCCTGGGGCCGATCACCCAGGCCGTGCTCAACGCCGGCACCGACCAGTCGATGGGGGTGGCGGATTTCTCGACCCAAACCCTGCGCGCGGTGATCGAGGTCAATCTTCTGGGCACCGCCTCCTGTCTTGAAGCGGTGCTGCCACCGATGCGACGGCGCAAGAGCGGGCGCATCGCCGTTGTCAGCTCGGTGGCCGGCTATCGCGGCCTGCCGACGGCGGCTGCCTATGGGCCAACCAAGGCGGCGCTGACCAATATGATGGAATCCCTGAAGATCGAGGCGGCCCAGGCCGGCATCCTCCTGCAGGTGATCAATCCGGGATTCGTGCGCACGCCGCTGACCGACCGCAACCCCTTTCCCATGCCCTTTCTGATCGAGGCCGACGAGGCGGCGGCGCGCATCGCCGATGGCTTGCGAAGCAAGGCCTTCGAGATCACCTTCCCCAAACGCTTCACCTATGGGCTGAAGCTGGCCCGCCTGCTGCCCTATGCCCTTTACTTCCCTTTGATCGCCAAGATAACCGGGAGCCCCAAGCGATGA
- a CDS encoding DUF6134 family protein, which translates to MPFPRKAAVPALAAALLLIAPASGPARAQSAMQTATPFGTSQNPQQNAKVDPLALYGADLRFRIMRKGERVGTHRVSFSHDGKTVIARAHADIEITLAFIPIYRFSYSSTTTWARGQIQSLRARTDDNGTDTSVTVDKLASGQLGVSGSGGPATVAADTFPTDHWNPAVIGSDRVINTITGEINDVTITRIGRERVETGTGPREADHYRYAGQLEAEVWYDDQGRWVKLAFPGRDGSRVDYICESCGSGEAMAARPAPGASGDRTAPAGARP; encoded by the coding sequence ATGCCGTTCCCCCGCAAAGCCGCCGTCCCGGCCCTTGCCGCCGCCTTGCTCCTGATCGCGCCGGCGAGCGGCCCGGCCCGGGCCCAATCCGCGATGCAAACGGCAACGCCTTTTGGCACCTCGCAAAATCCGCAGCAGAATGCGAAAGTCGATCCCCTGGCGCTCTACGGAGCAGATCTGCGCTTTCGCATCATGCGCAAGGGCGAGCGGGTGGGAACCCATCGAGTCAGCTTCTCCCACGACGGCAAGACGGTGATCGCCCGCGCCCATGCCGACATAGAGATCACCCTCGCCTTCATCCCGATCTATCGCTTCTCTTATTCCAGTACCACCACCTGGGCGCGCGGACAGATCCAGTCGCTGCGCGCCCGCACCGATGACAACGGCACCGATACCTCGGTCACCGTCGATAAACTGGCCAGCGGTCAGTTGGGGGTTTCGGGAAGCGGCGGCCCGGCCACGGTGGCGGCCGATACCTTCCCCACCGACCATTGGAATCCGGCGGTGATCGGCAGCGACCGGGTGATCAACACCATCACCGGCGAGATAAACGACGTGACCATCACCAGGATCGGCCGCGAGCGGGTGGAAACGGGAACCGGCCCGCGCGAGGCCGATCATTACCGCTACGCCGGCCAGCTTGAGGCCGAGGTCTGGTACGACGATCAGGGACGGTGGGTCAAACTGGCCTTTCCCGGCCGCGATGGCTCGCGCGTTGACTATATCTGCGAAAGCTGCGGCAGCGGCGAGGCCATGGCGGCGCGTCCCGCCCCCGGGGCATCTGGCGATAGGACCGCCCCCGCCGGGGCGCGGCCATGA
- the radC gene encoding RadC family protein produces MTPASGETPPNKAVVAPEKAPLPHYSGHRARLRDRFLANPDGLPDYELLELLLFQANPRGDVKPLAKALLATFGSFARVISASPEALRRVDGVGDAAVAALKTAEASAHRLLKGEVMNQPVLGAWDRVLDYCHATMDHRPIEQFRVLFLDNRNRLIADELQQTGTINHTPVYPREVARRALELHAAAIIMVHNHPSGDPAPSAADQDMTLQVRDALRAVGVGLHDHIVVARGGHVSFRSQGLF; encoded by the coding sequence ATGACCCCGGCCTCGGGGGAGACGCCGCCCAACAAGGCGGTTGTGGCGCCCGAAAAGGCGCCCCTCCCCCATTATTCCGGGCACCGCGCCCGCCTGCGCGACCGCTTCCTGGCCAATCCCGATGGCCTGCCCGATTACGAATTGCTTGAATTACTGCTGTTCCAGGCCAATCCGCGCGGCGATGTGAAGCCGCTGGCCAAGGCGCTGCTGGCGACCTTCGGATCCTTCGCCCGGGTGATTTCGGCCTCGCCCGAGGCTTTGCGCCGGGTTGACGGCGTGGGCGACGCGGCGGTGGCGGCGCTCAAAACCGCCGAGGCCTCGGCCCACCGCCTGCTCAAGGGCGAGGTGATGAACCAGCCGGTGCTCGGCGCCTGGGACCGGGTGCTCGATTACTGCCACGCCACCATGGACCACCGGCCGATCGAGCAGTTCCGCGTGCTGTTTTTGGATAACCGCAACCGCCTGATCGCCGACGAGCTTCAGCAGACCGGCACCATCAACCATACCCCAGTCTATCCACGCGAGGTGGCGCGCCGCGCCCTGGAACTGCACGCCGCGGCGATTATAATGGTCCACAACCACCCATCAGGCGACCCCGCCCCCTCGGCCGCCGATCAGGACATGACCTTGCAGGTGCGCGACGCCCTGCGCGCCGTCGGCGTCGGCCTGCACGACCATATTGTGGTGGCGCGCGGCGGCCATGTGTCGTTCCGCTCGCAAGGGCTGTTCTAA
- the map gene encoding type I methionyl aminopeptidase, which translates to MNQTAQRAQQVTIHGLEGFEGMRRAGRLAAETLDFITPYIVPGATTEDLDRLCAEFMADNGAISATLNYRGYPKSICTSINHVVCHGIPSEDKILHDGDIMNIDVTPILDGWYGDSSRMYYVGEPKVKAKRLVEATYECLMRGIAVVKPGATLGDIGYAIQSYAEGLKFSVVRDFCGHGLGQVFHQPPNVMHFGRKGQGMTLREGMIFTIEPMINTGRADTKILSDGWTAVTRDKSLSAQFEHSIGVTADGCEIFTLSPKGWHCPPYTEAP; encoded by the coding sequence ATGAACCAGACTGCCCAACGAGCCCAGCAGGTGACGATTCACGGGCTGGAGGGATTCGAGGGTATGCGCCGTGCCGGACGTCTCGCCGCCGAAACCCTCGACTTCATCACCCCCTATATCGTGCCCGGCGCGACGACCGAGGATCTCGACCGCCTTTGCGCCGAGTTCATGGCCGATAATGGCGCGATCAGCGCCACGCTGAACTACCGCGGCTACCCCAAGTCGATCTGCACCTCGATCAACCATGTGGTCTGTCACGGCATTCCCAGCGAAGACAAGATCCTGCACGACGGCGATATCATGAATATCGACGTCACGCCGATCCTGGACGGCTGGTATGGCGATTCCAGCCGGATGTATTACGTCGGCGAGCCCAAGGTGAAGGCCAAGCGCTTGGTCGAAGCTACCTATGAATGCCTGATGCGCGGCATCGCCGTGGTCAAGCCCGGCGCTACCCTGGGCGATATCGGCTATGCGATCCAAAGCTATGCCGAGGGGCTGAAGTTCTCGGTGGTCCGCGATTTCTGTGGCCATGGCCTGGGTCAGGTCTTCCACCAGCCGCCCAATGTCATGCATTTCGGCCGCAAGGGTCAGGGGATGACCCTGCGCGAAGGCATGATCTTCACCATCGAACCGATGATCAACACCGGCCGCGCCGATACCAAGATCCTGTCGGATGGCTGGACGGCGGTCACCCGCGACAAGTCGCTTTCGGCCCAGTTCGAGCATTCGATCGGCGTGACCGCCGATGGCTGCGAGATTTTCACCCTGTCGCCCAAAGGCTGGCACTGCCCGCCCTATACCGAGGCGCCATGA
- a CDS encoding thioesterase family protein, whose amino-acid sequence MRDVLKVGMGETLSFEVPREKTVPFLYPESAEFQAIPEVFATGYMIGLMEWCCVRSLAPALEDGEGSLGIAINVSHLAPTPPGARVVVEAKIIAIDGRKVSWHVVARDEVDLIGEGTIGRAVVRWSSFTQRLAEKAATIAARRATKPSGTD is encoded by the coding sequence ATGCGGGATGTTTTGAAGGTCGGCATGGGCGAAACCCTGAGCTTCGAGGTGCCGCGCGAAAAGACCGTGCCCTTTCTTTATCCCGAATCCGCCGAGTTCCAGGCGATCCCCGAGGTGTTCGCCACCGGCTATATGATCGGGCTGATGGAATGGTGCTGCGTGCGCTCGCTCGCCCCCGCCCTGGAAGACGGCGAAGGCAGCCTGGGCATCGCCATCAATGTGTCCCATCTGGCGCCCACGCCGCCGGGGGCGCGGGTCGTGGTCGAGGCCAAGATCATCGCCATCGACGGCCGCAAGGTAAGCTGGCATGTGGTCGCCCGCGACGAGGTCGATCTGATCGGCGAGGGCACCATCGGCCGGGCCGTCGTCCGCTGGTCGTCCTTCACCCAACGCCTAGCCGAGAAAGCCGCGACGATCGCCGCCCGGCGCGCCACCAAGCCAAGCGGGACCGACTGA
- the sfsA gene encoding DNA/RNA nuclease SfsA: protein MLFPTPLVEGRLVKRYMRFLADVILDDGTAVTAHCANSGSMASVKEPGSPVWLSESPNPDRKLKYTWEIIRVGDAYSGVNTGTPNAVVAEAIAEGKIPPLAGYARLRREVKYGKTSRIDILLEDDAAADDAPARPRCYVEVKNVTLKRDPAWDGPIDFPDAVTTRGAKHLLELADMVDQGHRAAMVYLVQRTDGGAVAMAADIDPAYAAGLKTAIAKGVEVYCLGCEVDPLRGIWVNRALPLIAP, encoded by the coding sequence ATGCTGTTTCCCACGCCGCTGGTCGAAGGCCGGCTGGTCAAGCGCTACATGCGGTTCCTGGCCGATGTGATCTTGGACGATGGCACCGCCGTGACCGCCCATTGCGCCAATTCGGGATCGATGGCCTCGGTCAAGGAGCCGGGATCGCCGGTCTGGCTTTCCGAAAGCCCCAATCCCGACCGCAAGCTGAAATACACCTGGGAGATCATCCGCGTTGGCGACGCCTATTCCGGCGTCAACACCGGCACGCCCAATGCCGTGGTCGCCGAGGCCATCGCCGAGGGCAAGATCCCGCCGCTTGCCGGCTATGCCCGCCTGCGCCGCGAGGTCAAATACGGCAAGACCTCGCGCATCGACATCCTGCTCGAGGATGATGCCGCCGCCGACGACGCCCCCGCCCGCCCGCGCTGCTATGTCGAGGTCAAGAACGTCACCCTCAAGCGCGATCCGGCCTGGGATGGCCCCATCGATTTTCCCGACGCGGTGACGACGCGCGGCGCCAAGCACCTTCTCGAACTGGCCGATATGGTCGACCAGGGCCACCGCGCCGCCATGGTCTATCTGGTCCAGCGCACCGATGGCGGCGCCGTCGCCATGGCCGCCGACATCGATCCCGCCTATGCCGCCGGCCTGAAGACCGCCATCGCCAAGGGCGTCGAGGTCTATTGCCTGGGCTGCGAGGTCGACCCCTTGCGCGGCATCTGGGTCAACCGCGCCCTGCCGCTGATCGCCCCTTAA